The Noviherbaspirillum saxi genome includes a window with the following:
- a CDS encoding sigma-54-dependent transcriptional regulator: protein MTVPRILVVDDEDDLRELLEITLIKMGLDVDCADCLGQARSHLAQTEYGLVLTDMRLPDGLGIELVREVAASYKNTPIAVITAFGSTDNAVSALKAGAFDYLSKPVALDQLRMMVQSALRTHKTGGNVMPAGTRADNAQSCLVGQSAVMRDLRAQIVRLARSMAPVAITGESGSGKELAARDIHAHSARADKPFIAVNCGAIPEALMEAEFFGYRKGAFTGANDDRDGFFQAANGGTLMLDEVADLPLPMQVKLLRAIQERRVRKVGATVEEPVDVRIISATHQNLAECVEQGRFRQDLFYRLNVIELRLPPLRERLDDVGLLADVILARLSGGTAPAVLTPAALDALRAYAFPGNVRELENVLERALAFANEGAIEVADLALKAAMPLAASSVRAAEPEPVVVAEPEGREVSTPPAAEPASGMNAAISEPESELPASLPDYLDAVERDVICRALAKTHFNRTQAAELLGISFRQLRYRMQRLAIHEPDA, encoded by the coding sequence ATGACTGTACCCCGAATTCTGGTTGTCGACGATGAAGACGATCTACGCGAACTGCTGGAAATCACGCTGATCAAGATGGGGCTGGATGTCGATTGCGCCGATTGCCTGGGCCAGGCGCGCAGTCATCTTGCGCAGACAGAATATGGACTGGTCCTTACCGACATGCGTCTGCCCGATGGATTGGGTATCGAACTGGTGCGGGAAGTCGCTGCTTCTTATAAGAATACGCCGATCGCCGTCATTACCGCTTTCGGCAGTACCGACAATGCGGTCTCCGCATTGAAGGCCGGCGCCTTCGATTATCTGTCCAAGCCGGTCGCGCTCGACCAGTTGCGGATGATGGTGCAGTCGGCGCTGCGCACGCACAAGACCGGCGGCAATGTCATGCCGGCCGGAACGCGAGCCGACAATGCTCAATCCTGTCTGGTCGGCCAATCGGCAGTCATGCGCGATTTGCGTGCGCAGATTGTCCGGCTTGCGCGAAGCATGGCGCCGGTGGCGATCACCGGGGAGTCCGGCAGCGGCAAGGAACTGGCCGCACGCGACATCCATGCGCACAGCGCACGCGCCGACAAACCGTTTATCGCGGTGAACTGCGGCGCAATCCCCGAAGCCTTGATGGAAGCCGAATTCTTTGGCTACCGCAAGGGCGCGTTTACCGGCGCCAACGATGACCGCGACGGTTTTTTTCAGGCCGCGAACGGCGGCACCCTGATGCTCGATGAGGTCGCGGATCTGCCGCTGCCGATGCAGGTCAAGCTGCTGCGTGCCATACAGGAGCGCCGGGTGCGCAAGGTCGGTGCAACGGTGGAAGAGCCGGTCGACGTCCGCATTATCAGTGCCACCCATCAAAATCTCGCCGAATGTGTTGAGCAAGGCCGGTTTCGGCAAGACTTGTTTTACCGCCTGAATGTGATCGAGCTGCGTCTGCCGCCGCTGCGCGAACGGCTCGACGATGTGGGCCTGCTGGCCGACGTCATCCTTGCGCGCTTATCCGGCGGTACGGCTCCGGCCGTGCTGACGCCGGCGGCGCTCGATGCCTTGCGCGCTTATGCCTTCCCCGGCAACGTACGCGAACTTGAGAATGTGCTAGAGCGTGCATTGGCTTTTGCCAACGAGGGCGCGATCGAGGTGGCGGATCTGGCGCTGAAAGCGGCGATGCCGCTCGCAGCTTCCAGCGTACGCGCCGCCGAACCGGAGCCGGTTGTGGTAGCAGAGCCCGAAGGCCGGGAAGTCTCTACACCGCCTGCGGCGGAACCCGCCAGCGGGATGAATGCAGCGATAAGTGAACCGGAAAGCGAACTTCCCGCCTCGCTTCCCGATTACCTGGACGCGGTCGAGCGCGACGTCATCTGTCGCGCACTTGCGAAAACACATTTCAATCGTACCCAGGCGGCCGAATTGTTGGGCATCAGTTTTCGCCAGCTGCGTTATCGCATGCAGCGTCTTGCCATTCATGAGCCCGACGCATGA
- the ampD gene encoding 1,6-anhydro-N-acetylmuramyl-L-alanine amidase AmpD — protein sequence MNRFQLDAAGWCAGVERQPSPNFDARAAGTVIDLLVIHNISLPPSQFGGPYIADLFGNCLDCDAHPYFDQLRALRVSAHFLIRRDGHVMQFVSANDRAWHAGVSTFCGRERCNDFSIGIELEGSDFEPFEVAQYASLAELTAALRAHYPLTDVVGHEHVAPGRKTDPGPHFDWVRFRKSLIRKDLASVVQGELRFPS from the coding sequence ATGAACCGATTCCAGCTTGATGCCGCAGGGTGGTGCGCAGGAGTCGAACGCCAGCCTTCGCCCAACTTCGACGCCCGCGCCGCCGGCACCGTGATTGATCTGCTGGTCATTCACAACATCAGTCTGCCGCCGAGCCAGTTCGGCGGACCATATATTGCTGACCTGTTCGGCAACTGCCTCGATTGCGATGCACATCCTTACTTCGACCAGTTGCGTGCATTGCGAGTATCGGCGCACTTTCTGATCCGGCGCGATGGACATGTCATGCAATTCGTGTCGGCCAACGACCGCGCATGGCATGCGGGCGTATCGACGTTTTGCGGTCGAGAGCGCTGTAACGACTTCTCTATCGGGATCGAACTGGAGGGTTCGGATTTCGAACCGTTTGAGGTCGCCCAATACGCTTCCCTGGCCGAACTCACCGCAGCATTGCGCGCTCACTATCCCTTGACCGACGTCGTCGGACATGAACATGTCGCGCCTGGACGCAAGACCGATCCCGGGCCGCACTTCGACTGGGTGCGTTTTCGCAAGTCCTTGATTCGCAAAGACCTCGCTTCCGTAGTGCAAGGCGAACTGCGCTTTCCTTCTTAA